The genomic interval AGTCTGTAGTTTTTCAATTGAGATTTTTTCGCGGTAAACACTAAAGAATTTCATTTTTCTAACCATCGATCTGCCCGCCCCAACCCAACTAAACCAATATACGCCTTATCTACCATGCACATTCTTTTCCTGAATTCTTCTTTGCCctatattatgcggtattgtTGATTTGCATACCTAGCCGACCGCATTTTTATTCAAACTACTTTCATCAATATGTTATGAATAATGTTGAGTGTGAATCAAGACTTAAATTTACAGGGAAAATAACTTTCTAGGTTTAAAAGGAGTATTGGGCTAATAATTCAAGACCTGAATTCAACTATCTGTGTTTAATCAATGGTCGCCCGGGCCAGGAAACGATCATGGGTTCTAGAAGagtcattaaaattaaaagagcAAAAAGAGCCCTCTTTTTGCGTCGGGGGTTAAAAATCTAGTTTGTCTCGTTAATCGACGTCGACACCCTAAGtgtcaatttctccatagtcggttagagcataaccaggtaatGGTGGTTGACTTTAGACACATCTGTCAATagttttatatggagatgattagataaccgactatgaagaaattggcactaaagcaCACCACTCGTCATTCTAATCTAAATACCTTTTTTCCATGGCAATATAGAATATTAAAAATCTGCTGATACTTAAAAGTACACAAGTTTTAGTATCCTTGACATTATTGCAGCGTTTAAAGCAGCATACAAGTACGTAGAAAATAAAGCATTTCTGTtcccaattaaaaaaaaaaaaaaaaaaaaacacgcactcacgccttgtactattgtactcccttgcggggtaggcagaggtgcattgttgcacccacttttcgccagagtgtatgttagtcccaatgtaatagggggcgggcctattgccattttacgggcacatccaagacccgagaacaaatatctgtgtttaaacaaatatctgccccagccgggaatcgaacccgggaccatcggctcagtagtcagggtcactaaccactacgccattcggtcgtcgttgTTCCCAATTGCTACACAGTATTTTCATCAACAAAGGAAGAATTTTCAATTTCCAATATTCTGAATGTTTCTGAGGAATCCTCATTTCATTATGTCACCGAATTGTAGCCGTCTGATTTTGAATTTTGTGAATTCACGCTTAGATTGAGGATGCTACAGTGGTAGGTAGGATTGTTGAGTAAAAATTAAGTGATGCTGATTTGAAAATCATTTTCAGATGTTGTCTTCCTTGTtagtgttttaaataaatttagagaTAGGAAACTTTTAGAAGATTATACAGCATGTTCGGCACATAGACTGACAGTAACTTTTGGGTTTTggacatacctacataggtgTCACAAATTTGTCCTTCAAGGTACGTTTTGTTCTCAACTAGGTGGCGCACTGGTGTATAATTAATAGAAATACACTCCCGAGCACTAGAAAAAGTTGCATTGGAaataacaccaaattacttctaaactgAAAAGACTGAGTTTATAACGCCGCGCCGTCTGCAATGctgaagtttatttaaaagcgCATCATCATTACCAATTCtaaattatactaaaatatgTATGGACATTGTTTAAAAAAGCCACTTGGTGTCGAgttgtcgacattttgtaattgaaacttatttatttctcgtgagtgtattaaggatttataggttttaaattttaatcttTACACAAACAACGGAAACAAAACCACACAAATAAAGTTCAACTTTCCCACACCGAATTAAAAAAGTCGTGCTAGTTTTCTGTGAGCCTTCAAAATTATGTGGTCCCATTTATAgttcatttgtttttggttCTACGCCAAAAGTACTTAGATTTGCGATATACGAACCAGATGGCATGtcacataaataaacaaactaaaAAACTACCCGCATTTGGTGTAGTGCCAAACCGTTGTAAGTCCAACTTAATGACAACCATTctaccaatgaataaaattacaaatctTCTTTCCGAACTAATGCAAAATAAGAGCTTGGTGGTTGAAGTGGGGTGTTCTTTATCGGCAGGTTTGTTTCGCACTGCCACTCCATCTTGTCCGTATATTGTCAATCTAATCAGAAGACTGTAGGCAACTTATGCGTTCATTGGCTTCTTGTATATCGGATGTTCAGCATTTTGTTCGGGTTTGTATTTGGCTTATCGAGAATTTTATAGAGTCTGGCCAACCATGTAAATGTGGCTTTGGACGTTGTTGCATGGTACTGTACTTGTTTCTATAGATTGACcaccttattcataaaaaagttactttaCGCTTTagttattgaactgttttgtcactctctgtcaaagaacaaattgttctctgtcagagagtgacaaaacagttcattaGCTAaggcgtccagtaacttttttatgaataagggggtgaGCCTGTTGGTTTAAAATtttgacaaattaataatgcgGTCATCACATTTTATTGTCAAATCACCAACATTAATAAAAtggtaaaatattataatagtaataatatttatttatttatttcaccaaTAACAAAATCGTAAGGCAAATCGCgttatagtgacgtttatctacgtcgttAATAAACCCATGTAGCGGCAGCAGGGGTTCTTCCGGTCCAAAGGATCCCAGAATAtgatcatcattatcatcatcagccaataatcatccactgctggacatagtgCTCTCTCAAGGAGCGTCACActactcggtcctcggccttcctcatccaaccactaccggctacccgcctaaggtcgtcagtccagcgggcaggagggcgtcccatgcTATGATGAATATGATGTCtgcatataatttaatttgatcAATAGCACAAAATCTCACATACTAAAATTATCATGTACGCAAAAATGTATGCGTTTTGACCTAATTTTGTAAGTTTGTACGAAACTGACACCAAAGACTTTGGCTGTTTTcgatcccagaattcccacgggaatcTTTTAAAGGTAAAATGGAGCTGGCGGTAcctaatacttacttacttacttactccgctggctcagcgacccgaagtggatcttggcctcagACACAAGAAGTCGCCACTGGTCTCTATCCTGCGCAGTCGCTCTCCAGTCGCCTGCCTGTAGTTGGCGCAGGTCCTTGCCGACTTCATCGCTCCAGCGATATTTGGGACGGCCGACTGGTCAACGACCGCTTGGTACTCCAAGGTAGGCCCTCTTGGCAGCGCGATCCTCCCCCATCCTTTGCAGATGACCAAGCCAACGGAGTCGCTGGGATTTAATTTGACTAATGATGTTTGGCTCGGAAATCAGGTCTTCGATTTCCTGGTTCTTCCGTACTCTCCAGCTACCATCTTCCCTCCTAGTTGGTCCGAGCATTTTCCTCATCACCTTTCTTTCCGCAACCAGAAGTTTATTCTCTTCCTTGAGAGTGAGTGTCCAAGCCTCAGAGCCATACATTAAGATCGGCCGGATTACGATTTTATAAATTCGGATCTTGGTTTTCCTGCTGAGAAGCTTTGACACTAGCACTTTATGAAGAGCAGCGCTGCATCGGAGGGCGTTTTGTACTCGGATGTCGATCTCCTGCTCCCTTGTGTTTGTGTCAGTGATCGTACAACCTAAGTATTTGAATTTGGCCACTCCCATATAGGCTGTCTCTCCCACTTGCAGGTTTTTTCGTACCTCATGGTTGCCTCGGTGTCGTGTCATGTGGAGGTATTCGGTCTTTTCCGTGCTGATTCTGAGCCCGACCCTGTGAGCTTCCTCTTCCAGTACCTTGACAGCTTCTTGGACCTCGCGTTCACTCTCCCCGAACAGAGCTAAGTCGTCGGCGTACCCGATCACGTTGTGCTGTCCATTCAGTTGTACTCCGCCATCATGTGTCAACACTTTTTGGATGACATACTCCAACACCAGATTGAACAGCGCGGGTGACAGGGCGTCTCCTTGCTTGAGCCCGGTTACCACGGAAAAGGCGTCAGTCAGGTCACCGTCCACCTTTACGCGCATCCCTCTTATGCCCGTAGCCACTTTTATCATGGACACTAGTTTTCTCGGCATTTTAAATACTAGCAGTATTTTGAACAGTATTTCCCTGTCTTGGCATTTTAAATACTAGCAGTATTTTGAACAGTATTTCCCTGTCTCGGCATTTTAAATACTAGCAGTATTTTGAACAGTATTTCCCTGTCTGGCGGTACCTAATGAGCtaggaaataataaaaacaacaggTACTAATTACCTATTTGCTTTCAAACTCCGAAAACATTTTAGGGGCTTTATCCGCGGAAAACAGCGTGGAAATAATGAATTCGAGAAGTTGGAAAAAGTTTAGGGAAATTAATTTTTGTCGAACAAATTCGTACGCAGCGTAAATTAAGCAACCAACGGTCTAAATGGTACGCATTTAGGATTAACATTTAaagaagtaagtaaatattatgtttttattttattttagttaggtatatatatacccTACGTCTCAGTTGTATTGTACTGAAACTactgaccccttagcatgaattttcatcgtgaacgtgaaataaaattcatcgagtaattttgtatgaaaatatgaacagcgcctctggcggtcggtagcagaactaaaattttccttCAAAagtcatcgagtaattttacttcacgttcaagaggaaaattcatgctaaggggtctgaaCCTGTATTAGATTTCATACAATCAGCTTTACTTTCTATACGATGACTACATAAATGTGTGATAATCATGAGGCATCTAGGATTTGTCATGCACCATAGTGAGGAGATTATATCCAGTTGCTGTTGCTCGCGAGATTTGCTTTGCCTCAAATCATTTCCCGTGGTACCTAATTTCTGAATATAAAGTAACGTAACGTTACAGACCTACAAACcgaatttaatgaaaatttcCCTAGCTTTTTTCAAACATGCATTACAAACGTTCGGGGCGGTcgctgtgtttttttttttaccttgATCCGGCCCTTATTATTTCCTTGGTGTTCTGGATGTGATTTGTGATTGTTTTGAAATTACTTTATAAGTTCACGGTTCTTTTTTCACACATTTATAAATGTCTTTGAAAGGAAATGTTTTACAAAATGAATGTTTTCAACTCAGTCTACTGGACTTATTTCTGTTCAGTGCAgtgatcacaggattcgatactattttcgaatctacacaaacatatggaaaaacaaatgttacttttggaactgacaaatttgccttacattttgacagtgacagttgacgacaCTGTTAtgtttccatatgtttgtgtagtttcgaatatagaatcgaatcctgtgatagGCCCTCAGTTGACTCAATTTACTCTCTTATGTTTATTATTCTATTATCTTAAAGTCATAAATCTTCGTTCTTTAATCAGAGTAAAAGGGCATGCGGCACCCGGCCAATCAATCACAGATTCGCTGCCATTCAGCCGGAAGGAGATTTGCAAAATAATCagtcatttgttttatttacacttcATAAACAACTAGCTGttaccgcgagcttcgcttcgccttataaagttttcccgtgggaattccgagataaaaagtagcctatgttctttctgagggtctataccatgtgtgtaccaaatttcattcaaatccgttcagtagttttggcgtgaaagagtaacagacaggcagacagacagacagaaccagttactttcgcatttataatattagttaggattaggattacactcgcgagcaataaaaaagtttcacttacaataaaattttatacattcATAATAAGAATTGGAACACAATATTAAGTTGTGGGAAGTATGGGCTGTTAAATGAACTTCAATATAGCAGGCGGCCTCATTAAACGTAATCTAGCATTTTCCATTCAGTGAGTGTGATAGTATGTACTACACAGCCTGTCAATAGGAATTCAGACCACATCGTTTCCACTTCATAAAGTGTAATTTCTCTCTCTCCGTTACTGTCTTAGGGTCAGTGCCTCACTTATGAGTATATAAGGGTCGCTTTCGGTACTTTCTTTACTGAGCCTCTAAaacgggttttgcaatttacgttaacgaaaaaagtttgcgttttcttctgtcattatctgtcaaaaggtTTATGATAGTTTTCGCTAGAGGCGTATGCGTGAAAACGTTAACTTTTATAGTCTTTGACAAAATACCTAACCACTATTTACtagtgaaatattttaaatacgaTCAGTTAATAATTTCATCTTAAAAACATACATTGTAATTACCCCAAACCGTTACTTACTGTTTCGGGGGGAAGATACATATTTAATCTGGTctgttttatgtttaattgaATAATGATATAGAGGCAAAAACTCACAGTGATTCGTTTATATTATTGCACCCAAATACCTCcgaacagttttttttttaaagtaagccACTACTTGGTATCGGACGCAAAGGACGCATCgcagtattttttgtgtagaaattcacacaagtgtgTCCAATTCATCgacattgccgacgccgtttcgaTCTGTTTGGTGCAATACGTACGATAGCGacaggtggacgcttacctttaaatGAATACAGCTCGTGACATAGTATACTAATTTAGTATCGTTATTATGTTGCTAGCTTCATAGGAAATAAAATGTTCCATTATAAAGGGCCTTTTCCACACACTAAGGCAGTTATCTAACGAATGTTTACCAGAATCTTAATTAAATCATCAACACACTTATTTCCTCATTCACCTGATACTAAAGGAatgaaagtaaaattttaaaagaaaacctGAATGCAGTTCAAAATTACTTAATTCCAATGCAGAACTGGTTTACATACAGTGGAAATTTTAAAGACGCAGTTCCAAACTTAACTCTTAAAGCTATAGGTGATAAGAACGTTAAAAActgttattattaagtaataataataataataataaatttatttgccAAAAAGAACACAGTTACAATTAATGTAcaaacagtaggtatataggtacaatggCAGAGAGTCTACAGTAGAAATATATGGGGTAGTAACCcctaaactaggcagagcctgtaactTAGGGGATACTTAAATATCCTTAATTGCTACCGGTATGCAACACACATTACTACATGAATTTACGTAGGACATTAATTGGATTAAGTAAGCATGTCCCGTACTGTACTTTTGGACTAATTTACGgcggaaaaaaacaaaagagagTGCATTATGGTTACCTCTCGATTCTCTCATTCGTGACATAATATTGGCAGTGTCGAAAGTGGGGCAAAATCGACCAATATGATACGTCTTCTCGCcttttaaataatgttaacCGAATTACACTACGACCAGTTAGTTTGACCCGTTAAAGTATCAACCGCTGACGGAAATGTATGGTAGAGTCATAGATGTAATGATTTATCTTTGGTGGTCCAGTTAAATTGGTTTCGCTATAAAACGAGAAGCTTTTTTTTGTAATCGCACGCTGAACTCACTGTGCGAATTACGCAAAAAATTAtgtgtgaaataaaaaaatgaatgttGTCGGAATGATTATTCTGTTGCATCGCAAATCGTTTACTTATAATCTTTATGATTCGGTCAAATTTatcaatgaaaatgaaatgaaaaaatatgtattcacttaaattaaagattatgaagttacaaaaaaaatataggttgcAGTGTTTGGtaacaatggacaacatttcattttctttaccctatatttttattagctattcggaaaggttataaaaaattagaggactcgtattttttattttgtatatacattaatttttgcatgttatttttaactttaaagttaattattttaaaaccggaagtgacatcacatattaggctcaatttttatttttgtctattgccttagtctcgaaaaaaaacataaatgacactgacaagtgacatttaaactttgtttacatgccaaccaacaaatgggtcattttcaaatgacattgatatttctgatgatacaaagtagcattttttcagctgtgtaggcggtggcatgctctgggacatattaaatagaggtcatctcttaataagtactaaccattttaaatgataaattaaaaaaatagtcagaaagtgtccgaacagaatttatgaaaatgacccaaataaacaacaacgactcgataaaacgtcaacgtcaatcaaaaatgaaagtgacagttactttgtttttaaatctataggctttgatcatcaaaatgcatcgcacctgatgcatgacgtcatcagcacttttttactattttatgattttctcgaaaatgatacatccaaaaaatacaaaaacattttttttatggcctttagagctaaatctcgaaatggttttcgatttatagcagctttagttttttgaaatgttgtccatttaaAGGTGGTGATATAGCAAGGGCACACTAGGCTAGCCCTGTGTCGTGTCGTGGACAATCAAATTAAATTTGATTGATTCTAATATTACCTTGTGTTTTCGTCGTTATATGAGTGACGGGATATGGAAGGCCGATGACCGagtattgtggcgctcctagggagaggcctatgtcgaACAGTGGTTGTTTATAGTCATGATGAAGAAGATGAACAActtacaaatttataattactAGTATCTATATGAGGTGGGCTAGAGACGGATGAGGAGCTGTTGGCTGACCACTTGCTAGGtggtccgatgacatctgcAGGATTGCGGGGAAGCAGTGGACcagagcggcacaggaccggatATATAGCCGTACAAAAAAGGAGGTAAACACCCAACTGTGAGGTCAACGCTctgtgatgatgaagatgatgacTTACTAGCATTATCTCAGTGACAATCCGAATTTTcgaatatacttacctatttaccaAATATGAGGTAACctgtcaataaaaaaaatatttttttacaaaaaaaatattagtataaAGGCTCAAAAGGGAAAACCCCTAAGTACTTCCACCGATGTGTGAGAACCTTCGTTTACGACGCCGCCAGATGGCGGCACAGACAACCTCGACTTAGCAATGTGCGCGACACTTGTCTTTATTAATACTGCTCTTTGCGTCTTCATTTGTCGAAGTGCTGTTTTGTCTCTGTCGTAGGCTTAATGCAGGTTTTGATAGTTTATGTCAACTGTAGATATTGCATAGAAGTAGCCTGCTTGAGTGACGTAGCGTctgttatttacatacatacatatactctCAATTGTAATCCTCGAAGGGGTAGACGTTTTTTGCTCCAGCTGTAGGGATTCACGTTATAAGTCTCAAACCGTATCGGCCTTTTTTTAATgtgttattatatatttagaGGTATATTGGTCATTTTCACACCTCGTTCCATACACTGCAGGCAATCAGCAGCAGTCACTGACaaataagaaaaagaagaGCTAAACTCAAGACGTAGACTTAGGTTTGTCAACAATATGTTATGTTACCACTTACTTAATTACCCTTTTCTCGATTACAAGGTGACGAATCTGCCGACGACTACCTATACTGCATTCATTCTTAATTGGcataaaaggtaaacaatctttgtgtgtaAGCTAGGAACCATGAAAATTTTggtagaaatatttttttacttaatctACAGTTAAATATCTCACTATGAAACAAGTAACTAAGTGGGACTTTAATGAATATAAAGCGACAACTTTCGTTAACAAGCCTGTCTCACCGCTGGAGCGTTGCAAGTCTTCAGACATATGCCATCATAAATTTTACACTTCTCATTTGATGCTATGAAAGCTTAAGAAAGGCGATTTAACTGCTGATGGGCTCAATTCAGCgataatttaacataataaattaatgttattcTGATAACAtcctttattttaaatttatttccaTAAAAATGGAGGACTACCATGATAAAGGactataattatatagatAAGGAgcatatatttatgtacacaGGAGTAATAAATGAAACCTAACAATGCAACAATGGAACGACAATTAATTTGGACTCAACTAAACGGATAAGTTTCTGTCTAATCGTTACTAAGTCGTTAATCAGGATCAGTAAATGCTTGTAGTGGAATAACAGAACTACTATGTAGCAGCGTTGCAATTGCAACTATTTTGCTAATTAAGATATCTAGTTCTCCTTCGTAACTCTTTAAAATGCTCTTACAATACAGAAGTTTTAGCTACATACCTAATCGTCATTATATCAATCAACTTTCATAAATTTCTTCCAAAGATCGGCAAGATAGGTACTATATTATGAACGTTGTCCTCGTGGGTTCTTAAAGTGTAGTGAAGGCTAACAATACTTGCTTTTAACTACTTTCCATGGCATCCGAAGCATCAGATTTCAAGCACAATTAATTTCCTTTCTCGTTGTCCTACAATTTGAACAATGTTATTTATGAGTTCCGAGATAGAACTCTGCTCAAAAAGTTATTTGACCTACATTAACTCAATTCTCTAAGTAATTTGTCTTTTGAGTGTAACGATCCGTTTGATTTGATTCAATTTGCATGGACAATAAAACTTCAGAGGAATAAATCGTAACAATTGTATATTAatcaacaataacaaaaacaacagtcgtaataataaataaatcaactaCAACGTGAAGACAGTTGAAAATGACTTAACGGGCTTAGTATTTACAACACACACAATTTCACACAcatttaggtataattattttctaggCACTCCTCCCACTGAAATCACCATTTGTGATGGCTCTTGTGGTAATGGTGGATGGTCTTGTAAACCGGAATCTTGACGGGGTATGGCTGTGGGACATGGACAGTCACAGTTTTCTCTACCTTAATCGGTACATGTTTTTCTACCGGGTAAGGAACATGCTTGACCACTGGGTACGGCACAACCTTTTCAAAGGGAATACTGACTTCAGTCTCAACTGGCACAGCCACTGGCTTGTTCACTGGAACCTTGACAGGGTACGGTTGGGGTACACCGATGAGAATAGGTTTCGGCACATGGATGTGAAGAGGCTTATGGATGGGGACGGTAACGTGTTTGTAGTGGGGTATGCCGACTGGGTGTTCTACGTCAGTGTGTTCACCAACTGCGAAAGAGTCTTGGTGTCCTTGGCCGTGTCCTCCATCTTCGACTACTACGTTTTGGTCACCACCGTGCCCTCCAAACTCATGGCCGCCATCTTGTAGTGGGAAAGATTGATGTCCCTGACCATCATTGCTGCCGCCACTGTGTCCAAAATCATGAGCAGCTTGCAGATAAGAGTCACTGCCAATGTCACCTCCGAAGGCTGTTGCGTCATCATGTCCGCTTAAGTCGTATCCTCTCGCCTGTCCTGCCTCTCCACCGTGGCTTTGTAAGACAAAGCTTTGTCCTCCATGTCCTTGACCGCCGTGGTTTGACAGGTCAAGTCCGTGACCGCCACTCTGACCTTGAGAAGCGCCGTGGCCAGACAGATCGAACGATTGAACTCCATGGCTGGATCCACCGTGACCAGACAAGTCAAAACCTTGACCGTGGCTCGAGCCTCCGTGTCCAGAAAGGTCAAACGCCTGTCCACCATGACCCAAGCTGTGTCCGCTGAAAGATTGCGCTTCATGTCCTTGGCTACCTCCATGCCCAGATAGGTCATAACCTTGACTTCCATGGCTTAGACCACCATGACCGGAAAGATCAAAAGCCTGGACGCCATGGCCTTGCTGCTCACCATGGTCAAAAGCTTGTAAATTTCCAGCAGATCCGGAGAATCCATGGCCGAAATCGTGTGTGTTTCCTTGTCCTGTTATGGCAGAAGTATACGTCTGGTGCCCTTGCGTTAAGTCGTGGCCTTGTGCTGGTGGTGTGTAGTCGTATCCAGAGGATGCTTCTTGACCGCCGTGGCCAGCGTCATAGCTGCTGGAGTAGCCGGCCTTGCTCGTGGCAACTGCCAGAGCTAGTATACATATCTGGAACAAATGAAAATCAAGTTAGTAAAACAATCATTCTAGTAGCCTTAtttgaaaaggaaaaaatgaTAACGataaaaaatgcaaaataaGACGGGACCTGTACCAATAATAGTTGGTATGATTAACGTCGATTACATCTTCAATAACATCGAAATATCTATTTCCACTAGTGAGAAACAAAAGAATGTAATGGTCTCACAATAAGTTAAAACCAAGTTTAATAAGCCGTTTAATAGGAGTTACATTAAGTATCTACTTATATGACGTATTCACAAGATACTTAGTACCGCTAAACATCTGCAGAACGTGTGTCTAAGTTTACACAGTTAATCCGATTACGT from Plutella xylostella chromosome 28, ilPluXylo3.1, whole genome shotgun sequence carries:
- the LOC105389827 gene encoding glycine-rich cell wall structural protein 1.8, with the protein product MKTFICILALAVATSKAGYSSSYDAGHGGQEASSGYDYTPPAQGHDLTQGHQTYTSAITGQGNTHDFGHGFSGSAGNLQAFDHGEQQGHGVQAFDLSGHGGLSHGSQGYDLSGHGGSQGHEAQSFSGHSLGHGGQAFDLSGHGGSSHGQGFDLSGHGGSSHGVQSFDLSGHGASQGQSGGHGLDLSNHGGQGHGGQSFVLQSHGGEAGQARGYDLSGHDDATAFGGDIGSDSYLQAAHDFGHSGGSNDGQGHQSFPLQDGGHEFGGHGGDQNVVVEDGGHGQGHQDSFAVGEHTDVEHPVGIPHYKHVTVPIHKPLHIHVPKPILIGVPQPYPVKVPVNKPVAVPVETEVSIPFEKVVPYPVVKHVPYPVEKHVPIKVEKTVTVHVPQPYPVKIPVYKTIHHYHKSHHKW